A single region of the Drosophila miranda strain MSH22 chromosome 2, D.miranda_PacBio2.1, whole genome shotgun sequence genome encodes:
- the LOC108155367 gene encoding mannose-6-phosphate isomerase, with protein sequence MELTGWVKNYDWGRKGINSAVAQLAMANDPDFTLNEEESYAEMWMGTHICGVSVVKETGETLDRVLKKDLPYLFKVLSISKALSIQVHPNKCEAERLHKERPEIYKDDNHKPELAIALTPFVALVGFQPVEDIRDFIDEFQPLSKLIGKEAVDKLHQSPSSETLKLCYEKLMNSKEADVAKCIKDIAKNYQRELKFNELLNVFNKINADFPGDVGVLSLFFLNLVHLQPGQAIYLGANEIHAYLDGDCVECMACSDNVIRAGLTPKYKDVEQLIASVIFEGADAGRKLFLPYHIDENVQVYVPPVDDFAVIHVAIKHTVENYKLQVQPYGSILITLEGSRTLRLNTSAGLKEIVLTRGSIVYIPVEAAPEIEFSPAEDCGENFTCYIATYNYFRVA encoded by the exons ATGGAGCTAACTGGTTGGGTAAAAAACTATGATTGGGGACGCAAGGGGATCAACTCGGCCGTCGCCCAACTGGCCATGGCCAACGATCCGGACTTTACGCTGAATGAGGAGGAGAGCTATGCGGAAATGTGGATGGGCACACACATCTGTGGGGTGTCAGTGGTGAAGGAAACTGGCGAGACTTTGGATCGGGTGCTGAAAAAGGACTTGCCGTACCTGTTCAAGGTGCTGAGCATAAGCAAAGCCCTGAGCATACAAGTTCATCCAAATAAATGCGAGGCCGAACGCTTGCACAAGGAACGTCCAGAGATCTACAAGGACGACAATCACAAGCCAGAGTTGGCCATAGCTTTGACTCCGTTTGTGGCTCTAGTTGGATTCCAGCCCGTCGAGGACATTCGAGACTTTATTGACGAGTTCCAGCCCCTTTCAAAGCTCATCGGCAAGGAGGCTGTGGATAAACTGCATCAAAGTCCCAGTTCCGAGACCCTTAAACTGTGCTATGAGAAGCTGATGAATTCTAAAGAGGCTGACGTGGCCAAGTGCATTAAAGATATAGCCAAAAACTATCAGAGAG AACTGAAATTCAATGAGCTTCTGAACGTGTTCAACAAGATCAACGCGGACTTTCCTGGGGATGTGGGCGTGCTATCGCTTTTCTTCTTGAATCTGGTACACTTGCAACCGGGCCAAGCCATTTACCTGGGTGCCAATGAGATTCACGCGTATCTGGACGGCGACTGCGTCGAGTGTATGGCCTGCTCGGACAATGTGATACGCGCTGGGCTCACGCCAAAGTATAAAGACGTAGAGCAGTTGATTGCCTCTGTCATCTTTGAGGGCGCAGACGCTGGCCGCAAGCTCTTCTTGCCCTATCACATTGACGAAAACGTCCAGGTGTACGTCCCACCCGTGGACGACTTTGCGGTGATTCATGTGGCCATTAAGCATACCGTTGAGAACTATAAGTTGCAAGTTCAGCCATACGGGTCCATTCTCATAACGCTTGAGGGCTCGCGCACATTGCGGCTAAACACCAGTGCCGGCCTCAAAGAGATTGTGTTGACGCGCGGCAGCATTGTCTACATTCCAGTGGAGGCAGCGCCGGAAATTGAATTTTCCCCAGCCGAAGATTGTGGCGAAAACTTCACCTGCTATATAGCGACATACAACTATTTTCGAGTGGCATAA
- the LOC108155365 gene encoding probable Dol-P-Man:Man(7)GlcNAc(2)-PP-Dol alpha-1,6-mannosyltransferase isoform X2 produces the protein MFYMTRPLPNIFALPIVLYAIAYWMRGQQKPFIVCSGIAILVFRSELALFLGLLLAINLLQRQLSIDRLLKIALPAGVCILAASVLVDSFFWRRLLWPEGEVLWYNTILNKSSNWGTSPFLWYFYSALPRAMGASLLFVPIGCVLEPRIRPLALSALAFVLLYSVLPHKELRFIIYVFPVLNIAAACACQRIWMNCAKSTWHSCLALGSVGHLLLNVFVTVFLLVISGTNYPGGAALSRLHRLESATPNVSVHIANLAAQSGVSRFMEIRDEWTYSKDESMNYTQAEIARYTHLLVEAKNKHNTELWSSLQDDFDTLEFVDCFNSIGIQYNSLLPVRVKTKPCIGILKKRATTPPPILKEKTKPKVKKTKVLEPTPVTADPVPAVEIPKENKVPEAKHDQFLDLDDDDGIVATVEETSIELNAKIDPDVDAPDAPTKEINFLELRNLALGQASRTSRAATKLKIRQIIEQHYRAKGKDIENDSSEPTPKTTGATGGRPGIRQSVKSIIKQEKIKEMIEQIATMDLTRICDLEKTSTKDCLKQVIDKIDDENRKTK, from the exons ATGTTCTACATGACGCGTCCACTGCCCAACATATTTGCTTTGCCCATAG TGCTCTATGCTATTGCTTATTGGATGCGCGGCCAACAGAAGCCATTCATTGTGTGCTCTGGCATTGCCATACTGGTCTTTCGATCGGAGTTGGCCCTTTTTTTGGGACTACTGCTGGCCATTAACTTACTGCAGCGGCAGCTGTCCATTGATAG GCTGTTGAAGATTGCTTTGCCAGCGGGCGTTTGCATTTTGGCCGCCTCAGTGCTCGTGGACTCGTTCTTCTGGCGGCGCCTACTCTGGCCCGAGGGTGAGGTACTATGGTATAATACCATTCTTAATAAGAGCTCAAACTGGGGCACGTCACCGTTCCTTTGGTACTTCTACTCGGCCCTGCCTCGGGCTATGGGAGCATCGTTATTATTTGTACCAATCGGTTGTGTCCTAGAGCCCAGAATTCGTCCCTTGGCTTTGTCAGCGCTGGCCTTTGTACTGCTCTACTCTGTACTTCCCCACAAAGAGCTGCGTTTCATCATATATGTATTTCCTGTGCTAAACATAGCCGCAGCTTGCGCCTGCCAACGCAT ATGGATGAACTGTGCCAAGTCGACGTGGCATAGCTGCCTGGCTTTGGGGTCCGTTGGTCATCTTCTACTAAATGTCTTTGTGACCGTGTTTTTGCTTGTCATTTCGGGAACAAACTATCCGGGCGGAGCGGCCCTGTCTCGGCTGCATCGCTTGGAGAGCGCCACCCCTAATGTGTCGGTACACATTGCCAACTTGGCTGCCCAAAGTGGGGTGTCCCGTTTCATGGAAATTCGTGATGAATGGACCTACAGCAAGGATGAGTCTATGAATTACACCCAAGCTGAAATAGCCAGATATACCCATCTTCTGGTGGAAGCCAAAAACAAGCATAACACGGAGCTATGGTCATCGCTGCAGGATGATTTCGACACCTTGGAGTTTGTCGATTGCTTCAACAGCATAGGCATACAATACAATTCCCTGTTGCCGGTTCGAGTTAAGACAAAGCCTTGCATAGGCATCCTCAAGAAACGGGCAACGACGCCGCCGCCAATACTGAAAgagaaaaccaaaccaaaagtAAAAAAGACAAAAGTGCTGGAGCCTACACCAGTAACAGCAGATCCAGTGCCCGCAGTGGAGATCCCCAAGGAAAATAAAGTGCCTGAAGCCAAGCATGACCAGTTTCTAGATCTGGATGATGATGACGGCATTGTGGCGACTGTGGAAGAGACCTCCATTGAGCTCAATGCTAAAATTGATCCTGACGTTGACGCACCCGATGCTCCAACTAaggaaatcaattttctgGAACTACGAAACCTGGCCCTGGGACAAGCCTCGCGAACATCGAGGGCGGCAACCAAGCTGAAGATACGCCAGATTATCGAGCAGCACTATCGCGCTAAGGGCAAGGATATCGAAAACGACTCCTCGGAGCCGACGCCAAAGACCACAGGTGCCACTGGCGGGCGACCTGGAATAAGACAGTCTGTAAAATCAATAATTAAGCAGGAAAAAATCAAAGAGATGATTGAGCAGATTGCAACAATGGACCTCACGCGCATCTGCGATTTGGAAAAAACGTCAACGAAGGACTGTTTAAAACAGGTAATCGACAAAATAGACGACGAGAACAGGAAAACCAAATGA